The DNA window ttgaatttagaaagaataataaattaaatgataattggAAAGCTTAGTTATTCTAAAGTAATATGCCATTCGTTGGTTTTAACACCTTCCAGCCAATGGTTTGTTAATATAAAGTTTCCCGCAATTTTTTTCTGCGAGACTTCTGTTAAATTCAGTGCAACTATTTACCATAGTAATGAAGAACATTCGTATTCCGGTGCTCACTTTGtcgaaaactttgaagaaattcaatatccgccgtaagagctacctttgctgaaaaaagccttatgtgcaGCGTCGTATAATTCTTAAGCCGAAAAAAGACCTATGTGAAAGGTCCTATAATTTTAAaaaggacgcatcattctaaAGCGCTTTAAAACTACATTAGCACTAAAAATTACATGTTTTCAGTAATATTTATCTAAAGAGCATTCTCCTTAGACTTTATTGGCATAATTGTTCCATCAAAACacatatttctagagaaaattttcaataggacgtaagtaacattgagagcttctctttgtttactttctcttttgtttatcacgacgtcattacaacactttgcactaattttccagtacatatcgaaagccgacggtttttactagaatattatgcaaagagtagagtagtaaatgcttaaatggccgagtaatgaacagaagagaaagaccccaaagagaatctctcattgttacttacgtcctattctaaattttctctagatttgttCTCTAATGGGGATTTGTTTTAGGTCCATGAAACTTcagcctcgtttttctcagttcgagctcaatgtcacttaggaccttttgaataattaaaaaaaaatcaaagatgcAAAAAATGGTTTGAGCAaaacaaaaagtgaaaaatcatgattttgactttttttcacaaaaattactataactttgcgaatttcaatccatttaattaaataaaaaaattaaatgattctaaaagttgaaagaatggtataaaatggaacttcgacatttttgaaaaattgcaattatttggaagaaagtttaaaaatcggggtttggaaaataccacaaaatggggtggaaattgaaatgaaaaaaatatttctgaccagtaatgaACCAGTACACGGTGCGTTACCTAGCGGTACTTTCCGAGCCCCTGCTCGATCGAAATGACATTTGGTGCGCACTTTGTTTACTTGGCTGATCACCTGTTCACAGGCTTTCTAAAGAACAGCTGATCAGCCAAGTAAATAAAGGGAGCGCAGCAAATGTCATTCCGATCGAGCTGGGGCTCGGAACGTAGCGTTTGTAACACAGCGTATTTGATtgatacattggtaacacgcaacgttagtgttacagcagttactgtgcctAAATAATTATTATGCTTGCAATTGTTTTGTAAagctataaaaaatagacaataaaaaacagcaaaaaagaAAACGAGTTTTCGTCTACttcaaattgaataaatgattaaaaacgatcatataatactaattgttacttacgtagtaaaacaaccagtatttaaaccgGTATCAATCAAAATACGCTGTGTTACAAACGTTACGTTCCGAGCCTCAGCTCGACCGGAATGACATTTGTTGcgctctctttgtttacttggctGATCAGCTGTTCTTTAGAAAGCCTGTGAACAGCTGATCAGCCAAGTAAACAAAGTGCGCACCAAATGTCATTCCGGTCGAGCAGGGGCTCGGAAAGTACCGCTATGTAACGCACCGTGTACTGGTTCATTGTCACTAGTCACATTTctactgacagcacgaaacctgacgaaacgctagcggcaaccgtacactggggtacaaatgtaccccacgccaactttgacacctgcttccacgaagtctataagcaaactggctataccacctttttctACTCTTACCATGAACACTAAATTATAATATGGTTAGATGAGATGACGATTCTTTATGCCAGAGGGATTAAGAGCGTCGTTACTCACTATGATAGTGGTATCGCAATCATTCTGACAAAGACAGGAAATACGTCTATTATTCGGTGTATACTTTAGATTTTTCTCAAGTGGACAGACAACGGGGCAAGCTAGATCTCCACGTAATAATGAGCCAGAAATTTGCAAATATTCAGAATAAAATACTTCATTCCAAGGATAGTTGGTTATTTCTGAAGATCATAGGTTTAGAATCGATTCTATGAAAATCTGTTTCATGAACATCGTCGAAATGTTGGACAATAAGCAAATTAATATCAATCTCTGATGTCCGAAGATTGATTTGCAGATGTACGTACCTAGTCCCTTCGGAATTTGTTGAATCTCTATTGACCGACGTTCATAGATTTACTAGATTTTAAAGTTATAATCTAATTCCCAATAATTAACAATCTAAtctctattttttattcaaacgaaAACTCTCCAACTTTCACATACCTAAAGTAATAATCGCACAAGAACATACACTATACTTATTAGTCATTAGTTatcaaatttataaaatgatgATGTTTTATACTTTGTATGCGGATCAATATCCTCTGATATAAGCCAAATTTACACCATTCCAAACAGTTTCAGTACCGTGCACGGACACGGTACTACATTGTCACTGAAACGGATCAGATCGGTGTAAATAGTGCTATAAGCATACTATCATTTCTTCATAAGTTTACTCCAGTTCGTACTCGTCGTCGTTTTGCTGTTTGTGTCGCAGGGAGCCAACAAAATCGGTAGAACATCCCACACGTTAGTACAATCCAAAGCTTCGGCCACGGACTGTTTGAGCGCTGCCAATTCCGACCTGTAGATATTGTTACTGCTAATAAGCTAGAACAATAGTAAACAATTCTACTCACTTCTCCTGCTCCAGCAGCTTCCGTCGTTCTTCCAAATCCGGTAGATTTTGAGAACACTGTTGTGCGGAAGCCTCTTGTTCGACCAACTCCCGCTTTAATGATTCGTTTTCCTCTGAAAGTCTAGCATGTTTCGCTTCTGCATCAGCCAAACATTCCCGCACCGATTGAGTATCTCGCGTGATCTGTGCTATTTGTTCGTCCAACTGCTTTGCCTTCTGGCGTTTCTCGTGCACTCGAAGCGATATTTTTTCTAGAATTTATGAAAAACTAAATGCTAcgttttatttgaatttttgtagaAATGGACGTACCTCTGAGGGAAACGATTTTCTCTGCCCTTTCTGCAAGCTGCACAGCTGTACGACTAATCACTAGACTTTCAACACAGAGCGCCTGCAGCCAGTTACTGTATTCGGAAAGGGTCAGTGGTTTACCCATTTTAAATAGCGGTTTACGTggcaaaaataacttttaaagctGTAAAGTACAGAGTGCAGAGCAAAAGATTGAAATTATGAATTACAACaacttccttgacctgattcaaagtctgtactaacaggttatcgtgctcaataaaattacaaattacaaaaataaaaattcaaaaaacgaACATTCGAAATAAACAGTTGAACTGACAGTTGATAAGCATCATCCGCATCATCCCTGTGGCTGAGCGTTTTCGACTAGTGCTGCCATGGTGTTTTACGTCATTTTCTGGCGTTCCGAAAAAAGCCTTTTGTGATGTCAGATTGATTATAGCAAAGATGCCAGATTTGCTGACATGTATTGTTTCTGCTTGAGGTGAaacttatgctgatttcgtttttagatcatATGATATGATATTATCCGCTCTACACGCAACcgtaaaataacctacagaataagttcttttaacttaaatttaggtacttttgagctgtgcgtcgctttcgcacttattagtgttgtcaaaatcaaaacgagagattcgactcagtcgtggtcttccgtgcagtaaggtactttaaagttgtttggggtatactcaaaattaggtaaattcaacttaaatttaagtaaattaaactcaaggttgagttattatttttgccgtagttaaatggaaactaccttcaacacggtttacctaattgtACCTTCCTGTacaataccacgagattgagtcaaaaatactgaattttaggtagtttttcggtggcgtgtaggtTTGCCCCCACAAAAACATTAGAGCAaaccacggcttacatatactaggctagctcgttagagtgtaaacatttgacgagagcgcgtcatagaaatcgtcggcgaaaacatttacatgaaattcatatattgtttgctgctaacgaatgatcagcacctggtaaatcacaaggaagctaagcggatgtccaaaacctttgctatgattagaaaattacggtgggatatgttttctatggcatgcatccaaattcccgatttacgctaataatcacatcactgattatccactgtgtctagtgtaattatggcgtaatttacgtcaaaaatccattgcacactattttttccaccgtaagagctcaaatattgtcaattaacaactttcgagaaatccgtttatctcaacgatttctctgacgtcaccgaaaactgtcaattcgcggaatagcaagccacctttctgtgagccgtgagAGCAAACCTAGATCGACTCGCATGTAAAACCGAAACCAGCGTTTGGTTCTAAACCAAACCGCTGTCAATATGAACAGCAGTTGGGGTCGCAACCAGACTCAGGTTCggggtcaagcaaaaacgacaatAGATAAACACTTTTAATGTTTGTAGATTTTTTCGCTAGCGCAGATTTTTATAgatacttttttcgttttaattacaaatattttacacgacattacagttaagttttttGCTGCCTCATCTTTTTCTTTCTACACATTACGAGCAATACATGGTATGTTTTTTAATAGGATTCTAACGTTTTAATACGGGGATGTCTGTTCTAATAGACTTATTCCACTCTTTCTACAATAAACGGTATGTTGCAGCAAGTAGCCTTGCGCAAATTTTTAATAGCCTACCGCTTGCCATTTGGACGTTTGATTTTGGAGGACAGCAAATCCGTTTCACGACGATTTCAGAGGGAAACAATACTTTTACGGGCATTTACTTTTTGGAATACCAACACAAAATTTAAAGGGtccatcaaaaaaaaatatctggcTTCCCTGCCTGAAtgtcaaaacaaaaaatcgcCATCATCTCACTCGAGTCGGTCAGCAACTGTCAGTACCGCAGTTTTTCTTGTAAAATAGTTGCAAAAATTAAGGTTTTCTATTCCAACTGTTCGTTAAAGTGTTCCCTACCATCCGGCGCAACTATTTGAAGTATTTTTGTATGTAGTAAAGTGAAACCTATGAAGTAATCGGTAATTCTTTGAAGCTCTCCAACTAAACTAGCCTCCGCAGTTTCGATCCATCAGCGGTGAGTTGTCAAGTGAAAAGGCTTTGACGGCAGGTTTGCTCGTGTGCCAAAGGCCTTTTGTTTTTGTC is part of the Topomyia yanbarensis strain Yona2022 chromosome 1, ASM3024719v1, whole genome shotgun sequence genome and encodes:
- the LOC131676305 gene encoding uncharacterized protein LOC131676305, yielding MGKPLTLSEYSNWLQALCVESLVISRTAVQLAERAEKIVSLREKISLRVHEKRQKAKQLDEQIAQITRDTQSVRECLADAEAKHARLSEENESLKRELVEQEASAQQCSQNLPDLEERRKLLEQEKSELAALKQSVAEALDCTNVWDVLPILLAPCDTNSKTTTSTNWSKLMKK